The following are encoded together in the Peromyscus leucopus breed LL Stock chromosome 1, UCI_PerLeu_2.1, whole genome shotgun sequence genome:
- the Ccdc9 gene encoding coiled-coil domain-containing protein 9 isoform X6, whose product MEKENMAVEEKSLGPSRRTPGTPRTPGTSRGGRTHPQQGSRAGVGRASRGWEDGAGEQLRGGTGGRGRRGRGRGSPHLLGAGDNSASDRKSKEWEERRRQNIEKMNEEMEKIAEYERNQREGVLEPNPVRNFLDDPRRRGGPLEEPERDRREGSRRHGRNWGGSDFERVRSGLEHERQGRRAGLGSGGDMTMSMTGRERSEYLRWKQEREKIDQERLQRHRKPTGQWRREWDAEKTDGMFKDGPAPTHEPSHRYDDQAWARPPKPPTFGEFLSQHKAEVKSRRRRKNSRPPAKVAPRAYSDHDNRWETKEEAVSSAPESSQSMSLAETPTQQPPEIPVPAHRPPEEDGEEDEGEEEEGEEEREDDEEDEEWEDVSEDITEEEEEEEEEEFEEEEEEGPKEQEAPAVLGEPGEAEPAGKPTCEQADPAPARPPESLSPVPAEPPSPFSPSGDHQPVSDWGGDQPALASLESGPTLAGAPKSEEEGPEASPGGVHEAGGEVGPEGQETAEITDFQRAVLQS is encoded by the exons ATGGAGAAGGAGAACATGGCAGTGGAG GAGAAGAGCCTGGGTCCCTCTCGGAGGACTCCTGGGACCCCCCGGACCCCAGGGACCAGCAGAGGGGGCCGGACCCACCCCCAGCAGGGAAGCCGGGCAGGAGTAGGCCGGGCATCCCGAGGCTGGGAGGATGGTGCCGGGGAGCAGCTTCGAGGAGGAACTGGGGGCCGGGGCCGGAGAGGCCGGGGCCGGGGATCCCCTCATCTCTTAGGGGCAGGAGACAACTCAGCCTCTGATCGCAAGTCCAAG GAATGGGAGGAGCGGCGCAGGCAGAACATCGAGAAGATGaatgaggagatggagaagatagCAGAGTACGAGCGCAACCAGCGG GAAGGGGTACTGGAGCCCAACCCAGTACGCAACTTCCTGGATGATCCCCGCCGTCGGGGTGGACCCCTGGAGGAGCCTGAGAGGGACCGCCGCGAGGGCAGCCGCCGGCATGGCCGAAACTGGGGAGGTTCTGACTTCGAGCGGGTGCGCTCTGGCCTGGAGCACGAGAGACAG GGTCGCAGGGCCGGCCTGGGCAGTGGGGGCGACATGACAATGTCCATGACGGGCCGAGAGAGGTCGGAGTACCTGCGCTGGaagcaggagagggagaagatTGACCAAGAGCGCCTGCAGCGACACCGCAAGCCCACTGGGCAGTGGCGGCGGGAGTGGGATGCCGAGAAGACCGATGGCAT GTTCAAGGATGGGCCAGCTCCTACCCATGAACCGTCCCACCGCTATG ATGACCAAGCTTGGGCAAGACCCCCTAAGCCCCCCACTTTTGGAGAGTTCCTTTCTCAGCACAAAGCAGAAGTCAAGAGCCgcaggaggagaaagaacagtCGACCCCCGGCCAAGGTGGCCCCTCGTGCCTATAG TGACCATGATAATCGCTGGGAGACAAAAGAGGAAGCTGTGTCCTCAGCCCCTGAGTCCTCTCAGTCCATGTCCCTGGCGGAGACACCCACACAG CAGCCTCCAGAGATCCCAGTGCCAGCCCACCGGCCTCCTGAGGAGGATGGTGAGGAAGacgagggggaggaggaggagggagaagaggagagggaagacgATGAGGAGGATGAAGAATGGGAGGACGTGAGTGAAGACatcactgaggaggaggaggaagaagaggaagaggagtttgaggaggaggaggaggagggtcctAAGGAGCAGGAAGCCCCAGCTGTTCTTGGAGAGCCTGGAGAGGCCGAGCCTGCTGGGAAGCCCACCTGTGAGCAGGCAGACCCTGCGCCCGCCAGGCCCCCGGAGTCGCTGTCCCCGGTTCCTGCTGAACCTCCCAGCCCCTTCTCACCCTCTGGGGACCACCAGCCTGTGTCTGACTGGG GAGGTGACCAGCCAGCCCTTGCCTCCTTGGAGAGTGGGCCAACTTTGGCAGGAGCCCCGAAGTCTGAAGAAGAGGGGCCTGAGGCATCTCCAGGTGGGGTGCATGAGGCTGGTGGAG AGGTGGGCCCCGAGGGCCAGGAGACAGCGGAGATCACAGACTTCCAGAGG GCTGTCCTGCAATCCTGA